One region of Bradyrhizobium betae genomic DNA includes:
- a CDS encoding GNAT family N-acetyltransferase, producing MSKPHWRPARTTDLPAISAIAARIHPDLPERPDVFAEKMRLYPDGCRVLVADDAIAGYGLAHPWKQHRIPPLDGFLERLPDDADCLYVHDVAVLPDFRGDVSRDYVSTIETLARASHITALALVSVYATRPLWERLGFRPVMADAELRAKLASYGDSATYMLRDLAAT from the coding sequence ATGAGCAAGCCGCATTGGCGTCCCGCGCGCACCACTGACCTGCCCGCGATCAGCGCGATCGCGGCGCGAATCCATCCTGATCTTCCGGAACGTCCCGACGTCTTCGCGGAGAAGATGCGGCTCTATCCCGATGGCTGCCGCGTGCTCGTCGCGGACGATGCGATCGCCGGCTACGGGCTCGCGCATCCCTGGAAGCAGCACCGGATTCCACCGCTCGACGGCTTCCTCGAACGATTGCCCGATGATGCAGACTGCCTCTACGTCCACGATGTCGCGGTGCTGCCCGACTTTCGCGGCGACGTGTCGCGCGACTATGTTTCGACGATCGAGACGCTGGCGCGCGCTTCTCACATCACAGCGCTCGCGCTGGTCTCGGTCTACGCCACGCGGCCGCTGTGGGAACGTCTCGGCTTTCGGCCGGTCATGGCGGATGCGGAACTGCGTGCAAAGCTCGCGTCCTATGGCGACAGCGCGACCTACATGCTGCGCGACCTCGCTGCGACGTAA
- a CDS encoding PAS domain-containing protein encodes MKHPSSRAFFAYWNEKRGTTRAPDRADIDPAAVRELLGDIFVLASEQNLGFPFRVAGTRVCALAGRDLKDQSFAALFTEASRREIEEITTVVADETLGAIAGVTAAREDGSKAHLELLLLPFNARPHTPVSVTGVLAPFDDECGALGTFSLTSWRYLHQPEKLLPRAIRKLQIARGLMVYEGLR; translated from the coding sequence ATGAAACATCCGTCGAGCCGCGCATTCTTTGCGTATTGGAACGAGAAGCGCGGCACCACGCGGGCCCCTGACCGGGCCGACATCGATCCGGCCGCCGTCCGCGAGCTGCTCGGCGACATCTTCGTGCTGGCCAGCGAGCAGAACCTCGGCTTCCCGTTCCGCGTCGCCGGCACGCGCGTCTGCGCGCTCGCAGGGCGCGACCTCAAGGACCAGAGTTTTGCGGCGCTGTTCACCGAAGCCAGCCGCCGCGAGATCGAGGAGATCACCACCGTTGTCGCCGACGAGACGCTGGGTGCGATCGCCGGTGTCACCGCCGCGCGCGAAGACGGCAGCAAGGCGCATCTCGAGCTGCTGCTGCTGCCCTTCAACGCCCGCCCGCATACGCCGGTCAGCGTGACCGGCGTGCTCGCGCCGTTCGACGACGAATGCGGCGCGCTCGGCACCTTCAGCCTCACCTCCTGGCGCTATCTGCACCAGCCGGAGAAACTGCTGCCGCGCGCGATCCGCAAACTGCAGATCGCCCGCGGGCTGATGGTGTATGAGGGGCTTCGCTAA
- a CDS encoding rhomboid family intramembrane serine protease: MDSPHNSPPHDSSQQGLPQDVPAVAEEAPREPILTLPVALTAYIVLLAVIHLRMLLPPELENWTIDVFGFIPKRYDSSLLNLQIPGGAGAKVWSFVTYSLLHANLTHLAFNVLWLLPFGSALARRFGAVRFFLFLAVTAAAGALAHLVTHEHAVAPMIGASASVSGAMAAAIRFAFVRGSFLSFSRSDADTAAKVPALPLSRALRDGRVVGFLAVWFGVNIIFGVGAIGVDAETTSVAWQAHIGGFFAGLLLFALFDPVPRVRSDAADASSQDVSDRI, from the coding sequence TTGGATTCCCCGCACAATTCTCCGCCGCACGATTCCTCGCAGCAAGGTCTGCCGCAGGACGTGCCGGCCGTCGCTGAGGAAGCTCCGCGCGAGCCGATCCTGACGCTGCCCGTGGCGCTGACCGCCTATATCGTCCTGCTCGCGGTGATCCATCTGCGGATGCTGCTGCCGCCGGAACTGGAGAACTGGACCATCGACGTCTTCGGCTTCATCCCGAAGCGCTACGATTCCTCGCTGCTCAATCTGCAGATCCCCGGTGGGGCCGGCGCGAAGGTCTGGAGCTTTGTCACCTATTCGCTGCTGCACGCCAATTTGACGCATCTGGCCTTCAACGTGCTGTGGCTGCTGCCGTTCGGCAGCGCGCTGGCGCGGCGGTTTGGCGCCGTTAGGTTCTTCCTGTTTCTCGCGGTGACGGCGGCGGCGGGTGCGCTCGCCCATCTCGTCACCCATGAGCATGCGGTGGCGCCGATGATCGGCGCCTCGGCCTCGGTGTCGGGCGCGATGGCGGCGGCGATCCGGTTCGCCTTCGTGCGCGGCAGCTTCCTGTCGTTCAGCCGATCGGACGCCGATACCGCCGCGAAGGTTCCGGCGCTGCCGTTGTCGCGCGCGCTGCGCGACGGACGGGTGGTCGGCTTCCTCGCGGTGTGGTTCGGCGTCAACATCATCTTCGGCGTCGGTGCGATCGGCGTCGACGCCGAGACCACGAGCGTCGCCTGGCAGGCGCATATCGGCGGCTTCTTCGCCGGCCTTCTGCTGTTCGCGCTGTTCGATCCCGTGCCGCGCGTGCGAAGCGATGCTGCGGATGCGTCATCACAGGACGTTTCAGACCGTATTTGA
- a CDS encoding CBS domain-containing protein, with protein sequence MTVRSILNTKGHQIMSVEPGAKLAAAVKLLGEKKIGAVLVMNQSRLEGILSERDIVRVIGERGAGALDEPVSEVMTRKVVTCKEADTVAELMEMMTEGKFRHLPVIDNGKVVGLISIGDIVKRRVQEYESEQEALRDYIKTA encoded by the coding sequence ATGACGGTACGTTCCATTCTCAATACCAAGGGCCACCAGATCATGAGCGTCGAGCCCGGCGCCAAGCTCGCTGCCGCGGTCAAGCTGCTCGGTGAGAAGAAGATCGGCGCGGTGCTGGTGATGAACCAGAGCCGGCTCGAAGGCATCCTGTCCGAGCGCGACATCGTGCGCGTGATCGGCGAGCGTGGCGCCGGCGCGCTGGACGAGCCGGTCTCGGAGGTCATGACCCGCAAGGTCGTGACCTGCAAGGAGGCCGACACGGTCGCCGAGCTGATGGAGATGATGACCGAAGGTAAGTTCCGCCATCTGCCCGTGATCGACAACGGCAAGGTGGTCGGCCTGATCTCGATCGGCGACATCGTCAAGCGCCGCGTCCAGGAATACGAGTCCGAGCAGGAAGCCCTGCGCGACTACATCAAGACGGCCTGA
- a CDS encoding patatin-like phospholipase family protein codes for MLDILKGRGANGSNGEKVGLGSIRKPVIGLALGGGAARGFAHIGILRTLTANGIVPDVVVGTSIGAVVGGLYAAGRLDTLEEWGLGLQGMRNILGYLDIRLTGSGLIGGEKLATRLEEAVGQTLIEDLPIKFATVATEVRTGHEIWLTRGRVVDAMRASYALPGIFSPVLVGDRWLVDGALVNPVPVSAARALGAEIVIAANLSSDIFTHSTTIYSHGAMPAPAAPEVEEPPAKRRFPRLFSAEKTMKREFFGGGGRPGISSVMVDAFNIMQDRITRARLAGDPPDLLISPRVGQFGWFDFHRAEDLIAHGARSAERALESIQEAIEVLAPAPAGHAPKGGG; via the coding sequence GTGCTGGATATCTTGAAGGGTCGGGGCGCGAACGGCTCCAATGGCGAAAAGGTCGGACTTGGCAGCATTCGCAAGCCGGTGATTGGCCTTGCGCTCGGAGGCGGCGCCGCGCGCGGCTTTGCCCATATCGGCATCCTCCGAACCCTGACTGCCAACGGCATCGTACCCGACGTCGTGGTCGGCACCTCGATCGGCGCCGTGGTCGGCGGCCTCTATGCGGCCGGCCGGCTCGACACGCTCGAAGAATGGGGACTCGGCCTGCAGGGGATGCGCAACATCCTCGGCTATCTCGACATCCGCCTGACCGGCTCCGGCCTGATCGGCGGCGAGAAGCTCGCAACCCGGCTCGAGGAGGCGGTCGGCCAGACCCTGATCGAGGACCTGCCGATCAAATTCGCGACGGTCGCGACCGAGGTCCGCACCGGCCACGAGATCTGGCTGACGCGCGGCCGCGTGGTCGATGCGATGCGCGCCTCCTACGCCCTGCCCGGCATCTTCTCGCCGGTGCTGGTCGGCGACCGCTGGCTGGTCGACGGCGCGCTGGTGAATCCGGTGCCGGTTTCGGCAGCCCGGGCGCTCGGCGCCGAAATCGTCATCGCCGCAAATCTTTCCAGCGACATCTTCACCCATTCCACGACGATCTATTCGCACGGTGCGATGCCCGCGCCGGCCGCGCCGGAGGTCGAGGAGCCGCCGGCCAAGCGGCGCTTTCCGCGGCTGTTCTCGGCGGAGAAGACCATGAAGCGCGAGTTCTTCGGCGGCGGCGGCCGGCCCGGCATTTCCTCGGTGATGGTGGATGCCTTCAACATCATGCAGGACCGCATCACCCGCGCGCGCCTCGCCGGCGATCCGCCGGACCTGCTGATCTCACCGCGGGTCGGCCAGTTCGGCTGGTTCGACTTCCACCGCGCCGAGGACCTGATCGCACACGGCGCCCGCTCGGCCGAGCGCGCGCTGGAGTCGATCCAGGAGGCGATCGAGGTGCTGGCACCGGCGCCCGCCGGTCATGCGCCCAAAGGCGGCGGTTAA
- a CDS encoding LysR family transcriptional regulator — MARTNINDLLAFLAVARERSFTRAAAQLGVSQSALSHTVRALEERLGLRLLTRTTRSVAPTEAGERLLRNIGPRFEEIDAELSALTALRETPAGTVRITAGEHSAQTVLWPALAKLLPRYPDIKVELVVDYGLTDIVAERYDAGVRLGEQVAKDMIAVRIGPEMRMAVVGAPAYFATRGKPKQPQDLTEHNCINLRLPTYGGIYAWEFEKRGRAMKVRVDGQLVFNTGLLRMNAVLAGLGLAYMPEDMVKREIADGRLVRVLADWCAPFAGYHLYYPSRRQPTPAFAVLVEALRYRK; from the coding sequence ATGGCCCGCACCAACATCAACGACCTGCTCGCCTTCCTCGCGGTCGCGCGCGAGCGAAGCTTCACCCGCGCCGCCGCCCAGCTCGGCGTCTCGCAATCGGCGCTCAGCCACACCGTACGCGCCCTGGAGGAACGGCTCGGCCTGCGGCTGCTCACCCGCACCACCCGCAGCGTCGCGCCGACCGAGGCCGGCGAGCGCCTGCTGCGCAACATCGGGCCGCGCTTCGAGGAGATCGACGCGGAGCTCTCGGCGCTGACCGCGCTGCGCGAGACGCCGGCCGGCACCGTCCGCATCACCGCCGGCGAGCACTCCGCGCAGACGGTGCTGTGGCCGGCGCTCGCAAAGCTGTTGCCGCGCTACCCCGATATCAAGGTCGAGCTCGTCGTCGACTACGGCCTGACCGATATCGTCGCCGAGCGCTACGACGCCGGCGTGCGTCTCGGCGAGCAGGTCGCCAAGGACATGATCGCGGTGCGGATCGGACCGGAGATGCGCATGGCCGTGGTCGGCGCGCCCGCCTATTTCGCCACGCGCGGCAAGCCGAAGCAGCCGCAGGATCTCACCGAGCACAATTGCATCAATTTGCGCCTGCCGACCTATGGCGGCATCTATGCCTGGGAGTTCGAGAAGCGCGGCCGCGCCATGAAGGTGCGGGTCGACGGCCAACTGGTGTTCAACACCGGCCTGCTCAGGATGAATGCCGTGCTGGCGGGCCTCGGTCTGGCCTACATGCCCGAAGATATGGTGAAGCGCGAGATCGCCGACGGGCGTCTGGTCCGCGTGCTCGCCGACTGGTGCGCGCCGTTCGCGGGCTATCATTTGTACTACCCGAGCCGGCGGCAGCCGACCCCGGCGTTCGCGGTGCTGGTGGAGGCGTTGCGGTATCGGAAGTGA
- a CDS encoding zinc-dependent alcohol dehydrogenase family protein, with protein sequence MTRQSTMRAAILETHNAPLRISTISTPGIAPGEVLVRVHASGVNPLDTKIHAGAAAHARHPLPAIPGIDLAGVVERTGSDVTRFKPGDEVYGMTGGVGGVPGSLAEFAAVDADLLALKPANLSMREAAALPLIVITAWEGLIDRAVLKAGQKVLIHGGAGGVGHVAIQIARAFGAKVYATGSPPQRATIEGYGAVFIDRDVAVEAYVAEQTGGRGFDIVYDTVGGKVLDASFAAVRRFGHVVSALGWGTHALAPLSFRAATYSGVFTLLPLLSGEGRAHHGEIMAEATRLAEAGKLTPLLDPRHFTLEDVGDAYALIRDHAAKGKLVVDV encoded by the coding sequence ATGACGAGACAATCGACGATGCGTGCGGCCATCCTGGAAACACACAACGCACCGCTGCGCATCTCAACCATCTCCACGCCCGGGATCGCCCCGGGAGAAGTGCTGGTGCGGGTCCATGCGAGCGGGGTCAATCCGCTCGACACCAAGATCCACGCCGGTGCCGCGGCGCACGCGCGCCACCCGCTGCCCGCCATTCCCGGAATCGATCTTGCCGGCGTGGTCGAGCGCACCGGGAGCGACGTGACGCGGTTCAAGCCGGGCGACGAAGTCTATGGCATGACCGGCGGCGTCGGCGGCGTGCCGGGATCGCTGGCCGAATTTGCCGCTGTCGATGCCGACCTTCTGGCCCTCAAGCCCGCCAATCTCAGCATGCGGGAAGCGGCTGCCCTGCCCCTCATCGTCATCACTGCCTGGGAAGGCTTGATCGATCGCGCGGTGTTGAAGGCCGGCCAGAAGGTCCTGATCCATGGCGGCGCCGGCGGCGTCGGCCATGTCGCGATCCAGATCGCGCGCGCCTTCGGAGCGAAGGTGTACGCGACCGGCTCGCCACCGCAACGTGCGACGATCGAAGGTTATGGCGCCGTCTTCATCGACCGCGACGTTGCGGTTGAGGCTTACGTTGCCGAGCAAACCGGAGGCCGCGGCTTCGACATCGTCTACGACACCGTCGGCGGCAAGGTGCTCGATGCCTCCTTTGCGGCGGTACGCCGCTTCGGCCATGTCGTGAGCGCGCTCGGCTGGGGCACGCATGCGCTGGCGCCGCTCTCGTTCCGCGCCGCCACCTATTCCGGTGTGTTCACGCTGCTGCCGCTGCTGTCAGGCGAAGGCCGCGCGCATCACGGGGAGATCATGGCGGAGGCGACGCGGCTGGCTGAGGCCGGCAAGCTGACGCCGCTGCTCGACCCCAGGCACTTCACGCTGGAGGACGTCGGCGATGCCTACGCGCTGATCCGGGATCACGCGGCGAAGGGCAAGCTGGTTGTCGATGTCTGA
- a CDS encoding LysR family transcriptional regulator: MDWSDLRIFLAIAREGTLGAAARKIGQTQPTMGRRLRALEAALGQTLFQRTADGFVLTDEGTAVLRHAERIEEEALALARHASGAETQLDGLLRLSSSDWFGTVMLSPVIAAFGKLHPKVTVELLTDARLYSLPRREADLVFRIKRFDEPEVISRKLLHIPYALYGRRGSKPPRAGDGSGVRVVTMNAEFADMPDAVWLKRALPNADIASRSNNRQVQAELCASGGGLAVLPRPLGDPDRRLVALDIGTPPPGRDTFVGYHRDLRRLARLRALLDLVIERLAGTP; encoded by the coding sequence ATGGACTGGAGCGATCTGCGCATCTTCCTGGCGATTGCGCGCGAAGGCACGCTCGGCGCTGCCGCGCGAAAGATCGGCCAAACCCAGCCGACCATGGGACGACGGCTTCGCGCGCTCGAGGCCGCGCTGGGACAGACGCTGTTCCAGCGCACCGCCGACGGCTTCGTGCTGACCGACGAAGGCACCGCCGTGCTGCGCCATGCCGAGCGGATCGAGGAGGAAGCGCTCGCACTTGCGCGGCACGCTTCCGGCGCAGAGACGCAGCTCGACGGCCTGTTGCGGCTGTCGTCGTCGGACTGGTTCGGAACGGTGATGCTGTCGCCGGTGATCGCCGCGTTCGGCAAGCTCCATCCCAAGGTGACGGTCGAGCTCCTGACCGATGCGCGCCTCTACAGCCTGCCGCGCCGCGAGGCCGATCTCGTCTTCCGCATCAAGCGGTTCGACGAGCCCGAGGTGATCTCCCGCAAGCTGCTGCACATTCCCTACGCGCTCTATGGCAGGAGGGGCAGCAAGCCGCCGCGCGCGGGTGACGGCAGCGGCGTCCGCGTCGTCACCATGAACGCCGAATTCGCCGACATGCCCGACGCGGTCTGGCTGAAGCGCGCGCTGCCGAATGCGGACATCGCCTCGCGCAGCAACAACCGGCAGGTTCAGGCCGAACTGTGCGCGAGCGGAGGCGGATTGGCCGTGTTGCCACGCCCGCTCGGCGATCCCGATCGCCGTCTCGTCGCGCTCGACATCGGTACGCCGCCGCCCGGCCGCGACACCTTCGTCGGCTATCACCGCGATCTCAGGCGTCTCGCCCGCCTGCGCGCGCTGCTCGATCTGGTGATCGAGCGGTTGGCGGGCACGCCGTAG
- a CDS encoding putative bifunctional diguanylate cyclase/phosphodiesterase: MSAAKKMPGKPATEMFDDIPVLQRKWRAALKPGDRLPRYEDVMLGSLGRLADHIALLKNDGALELSRSGRYVQKWLGEERWDIPVAELSPDCATALSEAVANALKSGRPHHASAHCVRDGMVRTYDLLALPTSSRWGATLVGAYVNERGTQYNLLDAIFSSTDDAVVSLATLRDAGGKPFDLQIVHHNQSAAMLLKAAGAGLLWRRIGEGGNLLASPDIIKFLLKVVSGGRGEQLEIESEGRNLRLSATAFADVVSLTISDVTALKRRDASFRLLFDNNPMPMWVFDAQTKEFLSVNDAAVQHYGFSREAFLRMTLHEIWPHDEWDSHAEALERIGDTYNSSRNWRHLRADGSEIEVLTFGRRVAFDDRDGYLVAVVDITERRKAEARIAHMAHHDGLTDLPNREYFQQRLKQALDQAGGKRVGVLYIDLDLFKNINDSFGHPVGDRLLKEVAERLTTAVRGANLAARLGGDEFAVILAADVSPNEASACATLLIDMLKAPYDLDGQEMVIGASIGIALSPGDGTTSEELMRNADMALYRAKSDGGGVHHFFEREMDLQAQKRRDMELDLRRAFANGEFELHYQPLVSIASDRISGFESLLRWCHPDKGMISPAEFIPVAEDIGLITQLGEWVLREACAEAVKWPAEIKVAVNLSPAQFRSRNLVQVVISALAQSGLSPKRLELEITESIFLAETDANLAILHQLRELGVSISMDDFGTGYSSLSYLRSFPFDKIKIDRSFVKDLALRPDCGAIVRAISGLGRSLNITTTAEGVETEDQLDWLRAEGCNEVQGFLFSAARPAAEIAKLLADFGQRASRAA, encoded by the coding sequence ATGAGTGCCGCGAAGAAGATGCCGGGAAAACCGGCCACCGAAATGTTCGACGACATCCCGGTGCTTCAGCGCAAATGGCGTGCCGCGTTGAAGCCGGGCGACCGGCTGCCGCGCTATGAGGACGTGATGCTCGGCAGCCTCGGACGGCTCGCCGACCATATTGCGCTGCTGAAGAACGACGGCGCGCTCGAATTGTCGCGCAGCGGACGCTACGTGCAGAAATGGCTCGGCGAGGAGCGCTGGGACATCCCGGTCGCCGAGCTGTCGCCCGATTGCGCCACGGCGCTGTCGGAAGCGGTGGCCAACGCGCTGAAGAGCGGACGGCCGCACCATGCCAGCGCGCATTGCGTGCGCGACGGCATGGTCAGGACCTACGATTTGCTGGCGCTGCCGACCTCCTCGCGCTGGGGCGCCACGCTGGTCGGCGCCTATGTCAACGAGCGCGGCACGCAATACAATCTGCTGGACGCGATCTTCTCCTCGACCGACGACGCGGTCGTCTCGCTGGCGACGCTGCGCGACGCCGGCGGCAAGCCGTTCGATCTCCAGATCGTGCATCACAACCAGAGCGCCGCGATGCTGCTGAAAGCCGCAGGCGCGGGCCTGTTGTGGCGCCGGATCGGCGAGGGCGGCAATTTGCTCGCCTCGCCCGACATCATCAAGTTCCTGCTCAAGGTCGTCTCCGGCGGCCGCGGCGAACAGCTCGAGATCGAGAGCGAAGGACGGAATCTTCGATTGAGCGCCACCGCATTCGCCGATGTGGTCTCGCTGACGATCTCCGACGTCACCGCGCTGAAGCGGCGCGACGCCTCGTTCCGGCTGCTGTTCGACAACAATCCGATGCCGATGTGGGTGTTCGACGCGCAGACCAAGGAATTCCTCAGCGTCAACGACGCCGCGGTCCAGCATTACGGCTTCAGCCGCGAAGCCTTCCTGCGCATGACGCTGCACGAGATCTGGCCGCATGACGAATGGGACAGCCATGCCGAAGCGCTCGAACGCATCGGCGACACCTATAACTCCTCGCGCAACTGGCGGCATCTGCGCGCCGACGGCAGCGAGATCGAGGTGCTCACCTTCGGCCGCCGCGTCGCCTTCGACGATCGCGACGGCTATCTGGTCGCGGTGGTCGACATCACCGAGCGGCGCAAGGCCGAGGCGCGGATCGCCCACATGGCGCACCATGACGGGCTCACCGACCTGCCGAACCGCGAATATTTCCAGCAACGCCTGAAGCAGGCGCTCGACCAGGCCGGCGGAAAACGGGTCGGTGTGCTCTATATCGACCTCGACCTGTTCAAGAACATCAACGATTCCTTCGGCCATCCGGTGGGCGACCGCCTGTTGAAGGAAGTTGCCGAGCGCCTGACCACTGCGGTCCGCGGTGCCAATCTCGCGGCACGGCTTGGCGGCGATGAATTCGCGGTGATCCTCGCGGCTGACGTCTCGCCAAACGAAGCCAGCGCCTGTGCCACGCTGCTGATCGACATGCTGAAGGCGCCCTACGACCTCGACGGCCAGGAGATGGTGATCGGCGCCAGCATCGGCATTGCGCTGTCGCCGGGCGATGGCACGACGTCGGAAGAGTTGATGCGCAACGCCGACATGGCGCTGTACCGGGCCAAGTCCGACGGCGGCGGCGTGCATCATTTCTTCGAGCGCGAGATGGACCTTCAGGCGCAGAAGCGCCGCGACATGGAGCTCGATCTGCGCCGCGCGTTTGCCAATGGCGAGTTCGAGCTGCATTACCAGCCGCTGGTGTCGATCGCCTCCGACCGCATCTCCGGCTTCGAATCGCTGCTGCGCTGGTGCCATCCCGACAAGGGCATGATCTCGCCGGCGGAGTTCATTCCGGTCGCCGAAGACATCGGCCTGATCACTCAGCTCGGTGAATGGGTGCTGCGCGAAGCCTGTGCCGAGGCGGTGAAATGGCCCGCCGAGATCAAGGTCGCAGTCAATCTGTCGCCGGCGCAATTCCGCAGCCGCAACCTCGTGCAAGTCGTGATCTCGGCGCTGGCGCAATCCGGCTTGTCGCCGAAGCGGCTCGAGCTCGAGATCACCGAGTCGATCTTCCTGGCCGAGACCGATGCCAATCTCGCAATATTGCACCAGTTGCGCGAGCTCGGCGTCAGCATTTCCATGGACGATTTCGGCACTGGCTATTCCAGCCTCAGCTACCTCCGCAGCTTCCCCTTCGACAAGATCAAGATCGACCGCTCCTTCGTGAAAGATCTGGCGCTGCGGCCCGATTGCGGAGCGATCGTGCGCGCCATTTCAGGGCTCGGCCGCAGTCTCAACATCACCACGACCGCGGAAGGCGTCGAGACCGAGGATCAGCTCGACTGGCTGCGCGCCGAAGGCTGCAACGAGGTGCAGGGGTTCCTGTTCAGTGCGGCCCGGCCCGCCGCCGAGATCGCAAAGCTGCTCGCCGATTTCGGCCAGCGCGCGTCACGGGCGGCGTAA
- a CDS encoding serine hydrolase domain-containing protein, giving the protein MKRRDFLAGAALLAGTMARSRAADIPAPSSAGLDRITAYFDNEVGSGRLPGAVILVQQHGKPVYFKTFGVRDTRTGLAMTPDTIFAIHSMTKPITCLGAMMLIDEGKLALAEPVSKYVPLFADTMVGVEPEGSSTIELTPPIRPVNIEDLLRHTSGISYDYIGAPWVMQVYEAANIFEGPFDNRQFADRIARLPLTRQPGTLWRYGHSTDVLGAIIEIISGQTLYEFLKQRILDPLGMSSTKFVLKTPEERARMARPLPSDLVLLKGERDRLAHPEWESGGGGLLSTITDYQRFSQMLLNGGEFEGKRYLSPAAFKAMTTDHVGPGSGVGRDYFYFPGDGFGYGYGIGVRTDPGNAKPPPAGSLGELKWDSGSGTYFGVDPKLDMVYLMMQQTQTERGRITPAFKALVYDCYPSGLRRP; this is encoded by the coding sequence ATGAAGCGCCGTGACTTTCTGGCTGGAGCCGCGCTGCTCGCCGGCACGATGGCGCGGAGCCGTGCCGCCGACATCCCTGCTCCGTCGTCCGCGGGACTCGATCGCATCACGGCGTATTTCGACAACGAGGTGGGAAGCGGCCGGCTGCCGGGCGCGGTGATCCTGGTGCAGCAGCACGGCAAGCCGGTCTATTTCAAAACGTTCGGCGTGCGCGACACCAGGACCGGCCTTGCCATGACGCCGGACACGATCTTCGCCATCCATTCCATGACCAAGCCGATCACCTGTCTCGGCGCGATGATGCTGATCGACGAGGGCAAGCTTGCGCTCGCCGAGCCCGTGTCGAAATACGTCCCGCTGTTTGCCGACACCATGGTGGGCGTGGAGCCGGAGGGCAGCTCGACAATCGAGCTCACTCCGCCGATCCGTCCCGTCAACATCGAGGATCTGCTGCGTCACACCTCGGGCATCAGCTACGACTATATCGGCGCCCCCTGGGTGATGCAGGTTTACGAGGCCGCCAACATTTTCGAGGGGCCCTTCGACAACAGACAATTCGCCGACCGCATTGCGAGGCTGCCGCTCACGCGCCAGCCCGGGACGCTGTGGCGCTACGGCCATTCCACTGACGTGCTCGGCGCCATCATCGAGATCATCTCGGGACAGACACTGTACGAATTCCTCAAGCAACGCATCCTCGATCCGCTCGGGATGAGCAGCACCAAATTCGTGCTGAAGACGCCGGAGGAGCGCGCGCGGATGGCACGTCCGCTGCCGAGCGACCTGGTCCTGCTCAAAGGCGAGCGCGACCGCCTCGCCCATCCCGAATGGGAGTCCGGCGGCGGCGGGCTGCTCTCGACCATCACCGACTATCAGCGCTTCTCGCAAATGCTGCTCAACGGCGGCGAGTTCGAGGGCAAGCGTTATCTCAGCCCCGCCGCGTTCAAGGCCATGACGACCGATCACGTCGGGCCCGGGTCCGGTGTCGGACGCGACTATTTCTATTTCCCCGGCGACGGCTTTGGCTATGGCTACGGCATTGGCGTGCGCACCGATCCCGGCAACGCGAAGCCGCCGCCGGCGGGCTCGCTCGGCGAATTGAAATGGGACAGTGGTAGCGGCACCTATTTCGGCGTCGATCCCAAGCTCGACATGGTCTACCTCATGATGCAGCAGACCCAGACCGAGCGCGGCCGCATCACGCCCGCGTTCAAGGCGCTGGTCTACGACTGCTACCCATCCGGGTTACGCCGCCCGTGA
- a CDS encoding nitroreductase family protein, with protein MPDAIELLKTRRSVKPREMTGPGPSPAELETILTIGARVPDHGKLAPWRFIIFEGDARQRAGEVIAKVFARKNPGAPAADVETERKRLTDAPLVIGIVSFTRPHPKVPAFEQELSAGASVMNIVTAATALGYGACWLTGWFSFDRDVLDGLGLKPDEKLAGLVHIGTPTKPSEDRPRPVLSDIVTRF; from the coding sequence GTGCCCGACGCCATCGAACTCCTGAAGACCCGCCGCTCGGTCAAGCCGCGCGAGATGACCGGACCCGGCCCCTCCCCGGCCGAGCTCGAGACCATCCTCACCATCGGCGCGCGCGTGCCCGACCACGGCAAGCTCGCGCCCTGGCGCTTCATCATCTTCGAAGGCGACGCCCGCCAGCGCGCCGGCGAGGTGATCGCGAAGGTGTTTGCCCGCAAGAATCCCGGCGCGCCCGCAGCCGACGTCGAGACCGAGCGCAAGCGCCTCACCGACGCCCCGCTGGTGATCGGCATCGTCAGCTTCACCAGGCCGCACCCGAAGGTGCCGGCGTTCGAGCAGGAATTGTCGGCGGGCGCCAGCGTCATGAACATCGTCACGGCCGCGACCGCGCTCGGCTACGGCGCCTGCTGGCTGACCGGCTGGTTCTCGTTCGACCGCGACGTGCTGGACGGGCTTGGCCTCAAGCCGGACGAAAAGCTCGCCGGCCTCGTCCATATCGGCACGCCGACCAAGCCGAGCGAGGACCGTCCGCGACCGGTCCTTTCGGACATCGTGACGCGGTTTTAA